The Phragmitibacter flavus genome contains a region encoding:
- a CDS encoding gluconokinase encodes MALKTLIVMGVAGSGKSLIGEMLAERLGGLFEDGDDFHPAANKSKMTAKIALTDEDRWPWLEAMRARIEEVRGASSGVYVLACSALKEGYREVLRGKDEDAVLKVVYLKGSKELIGSRMAARKGHFMPTTLLDSQFATLEEPVNALVVEVSGTPEEIVDVIMENLKFEI; translated from the coding sequence ATGGCTTTGAAAACTTTGATTGTGATGGGGGTGGCGGGATCGGGGAAGTCGCTGATTGGGGAGATGCTGGCGGAGAGGTTGGGCGGGTTGTTTGAGGATGGGGATGATTTTCATCCGGCGGCGAACAAGTCGAAGATGACGGCAAAGATTGCGCTGACGGATGAGGATCGCTGGCCCTGGTTGGAGGCGATGCGGGCGAGGATTGAGGAGGTGCGTGGTGCTAGCAGCGGGGTTTATGTGTTGGCGTGTTCGGCGTTGAAGGAGGGGTATCGCGAGGTGCTGCGGGGGAAGGATGAAGATGCGGTTTTGAAGGTGGTTTATTTGAAGGGGTCGAAGGAGTTGATCGGTTCGCGGATGGCGGCGAGGAAGGGGCATTTTATGCCGACGACGTTGTTGGATTCGCAGTTTGCGACGTTGGAAGAGCCGGTGAATGCTTTGGTGGTAGAGGTGTCGGGGACGCCGGAAGAAATTGTCGATGTGATCATGGAAAATTTAAAATTTGAGATTTGA